A single region of the Brachypodium distachyon strain Bd21 chromosome 3, Brachypodium_distachyon_v3.0, whole genome shotgun sequence genome encodes:
- the LOC100841862 gene encoding subtilisin-like protease SBT1.8, with protein MDYRRERLAVLLLFLTASLLATTTGVVAHNDNAPHRNYLIIVRKPYEYDQHVYKNVSSWHASLLSSVCDMAKEELAADPGALPRLIYSYRNVVNGFAARLSTDEVHRMSKMDWFVRAIPEKTYTLMTTHTPRVLGLTGPTIFNPGVWNRSNMGEGMIIGVLDGGISPGHPSFDGTGMPPPPAKWKGRCDFNGSACNNKLIGARSFYESAKWKWKGIDDPVLPIDESVHGTHVSSTAAGAFVPGANAMGSGIGTAAGMAPRAHLALYQVCFEDKGCDRDDILAAIDDAVDEGIDVLSMSLGDDSAGDFAADPIALGGFSSIMRGVFVCTAAGNNGPDPATVANEAPWLLTVAAATNDRRFVANVLLGDGAEISGESHYQPREYVSVQRPLVKDPGADGTCSNKSLLTADNVRGKIVLCHTGGDATNLEKGVMLRDAGADAFIIISPDFTGTVIQPKAHALPATQVEFLTAEKIEAYINSTQNPTAQLAFKGTEYGNRMSPVVAPFSSRGPSKQNQGIIKPDITGPGVNIIGGVPRPAGLAQPPNELAKKFDIMSGTSMAAPHISGIAALMKKAHPTWSPAAIKSAMMTTTDTRDHRRMPILDQDGKPANMFSLGAGFINPAKAMDPGLVYNLSAEDYIPYLCGLGYSNHEVNSIIHPAPPISCARLPVVQEKDLNYPSIAVILDQEPYVVKVNRAVTNVGRGKAVYVANVEAPASLSVTVMPDRLRFKKVNEVQAFTVTIGSSTGGPMEDGVVEGHLKWVSLKHVVRSPILVSSKKFFQGNSTATEPPQGR; from the coding sequence ATGGATTATCGTCGGGAGCGCTTAgccgtcctcctccttttcctcACCGCCTCGCtgttggccaccaccaccggcgTTGTCGCCCACAACGACAATGCTCCGCACAGGAACTACCTCATCATCGTGCGCAAGCCCTACGAGTACGACCAGCATGTGTACAAGAACGTGTCGAGCTGGCACGCCTCGCTGCTGTCGTCCGTGTGCGACATGGCcaaggaggagctcgccgccgacccggGCGCCCTGCCGCGCCTCATCTACTCCTACCGCAACGTCGTCAATGGCTTCGCCGCCCGGCTCTCCACGGACGAGGTGCACAGGATGAGCAAGATGGACTGGTTCGTCAGGGCCATCCCGGAGAAGACCTACACGCTCATGACCACGCACACGCCACGGGTGCTCGGGCTCACCGGCCCCACCATCTTCAACCCCGGCGTGTGGAACCGGAGCAACATGGGCGAAGGCATGATCATCGGCGTCCTCGACGGCGGCATAAGCCCCGGGCATCCGTCCTTCGACGGGACCGGCATGCCGCCCCCGCCCGCCAAGTGGAAGGGCCGGTGCGACTTCAACGGCTCCGCGTGCAACAACAAGCTCATCGGCGCCCGGTCCTTCTACGAGTCGGCCAAGTGGAAGTGGAAAGGCATCGACGACCCCGTGCTCCCCATCGACGAGAGCGTGCACGGGACGCACGTTTCgagcacggcggccggcgcgttCGTGCCCGGCGCCAACGCCATGGGCAGCGGCATCGGCACCGCGGCCGGCATGGCCCCGCGCGCGCACCTGGCGCTCTACCAGGTGTGCTTCGAGGACAAGGGCTGCGACCGCGACGACATTCTCGCGGCCATCGACGACGCCGTCGACGAAGGCATCGACGTGCTCTCCATGTCGCTCGGCGATGACTCTGCGGGAGACTTCGCGGCAGACCCCATCGCGCTCGGGGGGTTCAGCAGCATCATGAGAGGCGTATTCGTCTGCACGGCCGCTGGCAACAACGGGCCGGACCCGGCAACGGTCGCCAACGAGGCGCCGTGGCTGCTCACCGTGGCCGCGGCCACGAACGACCGGAGGTTCGTGGCCAACGTGTTGCTTGGCGACGGGGCCGAGATCAGCGGGGAATCGCACTACCAGCCGAGGGAATACGTGAGCGTGCAGCGGCCGTTGGTAAAAGACCCTGGCGCCGACGGCACGTGCTCCAACAAGAGCCTCCTGACGGCCGACAACGTCCGCGGGAAGATCGTCCTTTGCcacaccggcggcgacgcgacCAACCTCGAGAAGGGGGTCATGCTACGCGACGCGGGCGCCGACGCCTTCATCATAATCTCCCCCGACTTCACCGGCACCGTGATCCAACCCAAGGCGCACGCGCTCCCGGCAACGCAGGTCGAATTCCTGACAGCGGAAAAGATCGAGGCCTACATAAACTCCACGCAGAACCCGACGGCGCAGCTGGCCTTCAAAGGGACGGAGTACGGCAACCGCATGTCGCCCGTCGTGGCGCCATTCTCGTCACGGGGCCCGAGCAAGCAAAACCAGGGGATCATCAAGCCCGACATCACCGGCCCCGGGGTGAACATCATCGGGGGCGTCCCCAGGCCCGCGGGGCTCGCGCAGCCGCCGAACGAGCTGGCGAAAAAGTTCGACATCATGTCTGGCACGTCCATGGCCGCGCCGCACATCAGCGGGATCGCCGCGCTGATGAAGAAGGCGCACCCGACGTGGTCGCCGGCCGCGATCAAGTCGGCCATGATGACGACGACCGACACGAGGGACCACCGCCGGATGCCGATCCTGGACCAGGACGGCAAGCCGGCCAACATGTTCTCCTTGGGCGCCGGCTTCATCAACCCGGCGAAAGCCATGGACCCTGGGCTCGTGTACAACCTCAGCGCCGAGGACTACATCCCTTACCTCTGCGGGCTCGGGTACAGCAACCACGAGGTGAACTCCATCATCCacccggcgccgccgatcTCGTGCGCGAGGCTGCCCGTAGTCCAGGAGAAGGACCTCAACTACCCGTCCATCGCAGTCATCCTCGACCAGGAGCCGTACGTCGTGAAGGTCAATCGAGCCGTGACGAACGTGGGGCGCGGCAAGGCGGTGTACGTGGCCAACGTCGAGGCCCCGGCGTCGCTGTCGGTGACGGTGATGCCGGACAGGCTCAGGTTCAAGAAG